Proteins co-encoded in one Cinclus cinclus chromosome Z, bCinCin1.1, whole genome shotgun sequence genomic window:
- the LOC134056949 gene encoding serine/threonine-protein kinase PAK 3-like — MERVCAAVCTAFTVAYSGYFFTHLARHIARAWRESSPWVSGKGAFGVGSIGQLWSKLAPLPLAWRRHELQLPALKKPPVPKLERMLVSEGDPEAKYTELEIIGKGGFGTVCTAVETATGEEVAIKKISLLQVKSNELCVNEIQVMRDNKNANVVNYVDSYLVHEELWLVMEYMDGGSLHDVIREIQIAEGEIAAVSRECLQGLDFLHCKQVIHRDIKSHNILLGLDGSVKLADFGLAAQLTAEQSKRRSAVGTTYWMAPEIFTRKPYGPKVDIWSFGIVGMEMVEGAPPYLMETSRTARQLISTGGTPKLQKPRQQSAWLRDFLHCCLETDEDRRWSAQELLQHPFVTSAKPTSSLTPLIMAAQQFMADRRF; from the exons GTCACATCGCCCGTGCCTGGAGAGAATCCAGCCCTTGGGTGAGTGGGAAAGGAGCCTTTGGCGTTGGTAGCATTGGACAGCTGTGGAGCAAGCT AGCTCCACTTCCTCTGGCCTGGCGCCGGCacgagctgcagctgccggctCTGAAGAAGCCTCCTGTCCCCAAGCTGGAAA GGATGCTGGTGAGCGAAGGAGATCCGGAGGCTAAATATACAGAACTGGAAATTATTGGCAAAGG gggTTTCGGCACTGTGTGCACGGCAGTGGAGACTGCCACAGGAGAAGAG gtggccataaagaaaatcagtctgTTGCAAGTGAAGAGCAACGAACTGTGCGTGAATGAAATCCAGGTCATGCGGGACAATAAGAACGCCAATGTGGTGAACTATGTAGACAG CTACCTGGTGCACGAGGAACTCTGGCTCGTGATGGAATACATGGACGGAGGGTCTTTGCACGATGTCATTAGGGAGATCCAAATTGCAGAAGGAGAGATAGCAGCTGTGTCCCGCGAG tgcctgcaaggcctggatttCCTTCACTGCAAGCAAGTGATCCACCGAGACATCAAAAGCCACAACATTCTCCTGGGCTTGGATGGATCTGTCAAGCTGG ctgattttggcctcgcTGCTCAGCTCACGGCTGAGCAGAGCAAACGCAGATCGGCTGTCGGGACTACTTACTGGATGGCGCCTGAAATTTTCACCAGGAAGCCCTACGGCCCCAAAGTGGACATCTGGTCCTTTGGCATCGTGGGGATGGAGATGGTGGAAGGAGCTCCTCCTTACCTGATGGAAACCTCCCGCACG GCTCGACAGCTGATCAGCACCGGGGGCACCCCGAAGCTGCAGAAGCCCAGGCAGCAGTCGGCTTGGTTGCGAGactttctgcactgctgcctggagaCAGACGAGGACAGGCGCTGGTCTGCCCAGGAACTTCTGCAG CATCCGTTTGTAACTTCAGCCAAGCCGACCTCCAGCCTGACGCCTCTGATCATGGCAGCGCAGCAGTTTATGGCTGACAGAAGATTCTAG
- the LOC134056950 gene encoding serine/threonine-protein kinase PAK 3-like, which translates to MERVCAAVCTAFTVAYSGYFFTHLARHIARAWRESSPWVSGKGAFGVGSIGQLWSKLAPLPLAWRRHELQLPALKKPPVPKLERMLVSEGDPEAKYTELEIIGKGGFGTVCTAVETATGEEVAIKKISLLQVKSNELCVNEIQVMRDNKNANVVNYVDSYLLHEELWLVMEYMDGGSLHDVIREIQMAEGEIAAVSRECLQGLDFLHCKQVIHRDIKSHNILLGLDGSVKLADFGLAAQLTAEQSKRRSAVGTTYWMAPEIFTRKPYGPKVDIWSFGIVGMEMVEGAPPYLMETSRTARQLISTGGTPKLQKPRQQSAWLRDFLHCCLETDEDRRWSAQELLQHPFVTSAKPTSSLTPLIMAAQQFMADRRF; encoded by the exons ATGGAGAGagtgtgtgctgcagtttgcacgGCTTTTACCGTGGCTTATTCTGGCTACTTTTTCACCCACCTGGCAC GTCACATCGCCCGTGCCTGGAGAGAATCCAGCCCTTGGGTGAGTGGGAAAGGAGCCTTTGGCGTTGGTAGCATTGGACAGCTGTGGAGCAAGCT AGCTCCACTTCCTCTGGCCTGGCGCCGGCacgagctgcagctgccggctCTGAAGAAGCCTCCTGTCCCCAAGCTGGAAA GGATGCTGGTGAGCGAAGGAGATCCGGAGGCTAAATATACAGAACTGGAAATTATTGGCAAAGG gggTTTCGGCACTGTGTGCACGGCAGTGGAGACTGCCACAGGAGAAGAG gtggccataaagaaaatcagtctgTTGCAAGTGAAGAGCAACGAACTGTGCGTGAATGAAATCCAGGTCATGCGGGACAATAAGAACGCCAATGTGGTGAACTATGTAGACAG CTACCTGCTGCACGAGGAACTCTGGCTCGTGATGGAATACATGGACGGAGGGTCTTTGCACGATGTCATTAGGGAGATCCAAATGGCAGAAGGAGAGATAGCAGCTGTGTCCCGCGAG tgcctgcaaggcctggatttCCTTCACTGCAAGCAAGTGATCCACCGAGACATCAAAAGCCACAACATTCTCCTGGGCTTGGATGGATCTGTCAAGCTGG ctgattttggcctcgcTGCTCAGCTCACGGCTGAGCAGAGCAAACGCAGATCGGCTGTCGGGACTACTTACTGGATGGCGCCTGAAATTTTCACCAGGAAGCCCTACGGCCCCAAAGTGGACATCTGGTCCTTTGGCATCGTGGGGATGGAGATGGTGGAAGGAGCTCCTCCTTACCTGATGGAAACCTCCCGCACG GCTCGACAGCTGATCAGCACCGGGGGCACCCCGAAGCTGCAGAAGCCCAGGCAGCAGTCGGCTTGGTTGCGAGactttctgcactgctgcctggagaCAGACGAGGACAGGCGCTGGTCTGCCCAGGAACTTCTGCAG